The sequence ggaggttacagagattgggagagttgttggggctgggggaagttatagagatagggagagttgttggggctggaggaggttatagagatagggagagttgttggggctggaggaggttacagagatagggagagttgttggggttggaggaggttacagagatagggagagttgttgggtctggaggaggttacagaggtagggggggttgtaggagctggaggaggttacagatagggaaggttggcgggactggaggaggttacagaattaGGGAGGACTttagggagtggaggaggttagagagatagggaggctgatttgatttgatttggtttattatcacatgtattgggatgcagtggaaagtattgtttcctgtgcgctgtgcagacaaagcgttctgtaaaaggggaggaggaaaggagaggatgcagaaagtaatgttacagtcatggctagggtgtagagaaagctggtagggctggaggaggtcacagagatacgTTCCTACATTCTCTCCTGAAGAATACACTCTATGTCCTAACCATTCTATGTGTAACACTCAGTGTTACCCTGTACCCAGAGCTCCCTATCCCTCTATCAATAAGGCCTCATCAGAAAGTCTCTGATGGCACAGATCCAGCTCTTTCAGCCAACCAGATCCAGCCTGGTTCTCTGTTGAGTTATTCCGTCAGTCCCATTCTGCCCACAAGTTCCCAGCTGGTCTATTTCCTTCAGGTGCCCATCATGTTGAACTCACTCGCTCTCACCGCTTCCAGTCCTTTGTGTGCAGGGAGTTCCTCATCATTGCCACTCGCTGGGTAAAttatttgttctcagattccaccccccctccccccaccccatgccccccccacccccccaaccccacgccacccccccccccccccctccccacggcaTCTCTTACCCAAAACCTTTGGTTAAAATATCAGGTTAGAAATCCATTTGGGTCTCCTCActtaactcaaacctctccaaatACCGGCTGGCCTTTCTCTCACATCTTTGCTTTTAAAATTGTGCAAATCCTgggtgttaaactgactggcttaCGATCATAGAGCAatccaacatggaaacaggcccttcggcccaaccactccatgctggccatcgtgccctcccagctagtcccaattgcccgtgtttataGAGAATACAAAAGTAATGTTACTCGGAATGTCTGGGAAAAGGTTGCCATATTTTCCATTATCCAATCcttcggcacctctcccgtctctagGGGAGATTGGAAGATGAAAGAACCCCTTTTGTCATCTCCATCTCCCACTTCCTTAGACAATTTGGGATGCAAGTCATCTGGATCCAAGTGATTTATTGATCCAAGCATATCcagtgtgcgattgtgtgtgtgtgtgagtgtgtgtgagagtgtctgtgtgcgtgtgagtggtgtgtgagtgtgtgtgtatgtgtgtgagggtgagtgtgtgtgtgagagtgtgtgtgagtgtgtgagggtgagtgtgtgtgtgagagtgtgtgtgagtgtgcatgtgtgtgtatgtgtgtgagggtgtgtgagtgatgtgtgtgtgagcgtgtgtgagtggtgtgagcgtgtgagtgtgtgtgtgagtgagtgagtgtgagtgagtgtgagtgtgtgtgtgtgtgagtgtgtgtgagtgtgtgtgtgagtgtgtgtgtgagtgtgtgtgtgagagtgtgtgtgagagtgtgtgtgagagtgtgtgtgagtgtgtgtgagagtgtgtgtgtgagagtgtgtgtgagtgtgtgtgtgtgtgagagagtgtgagtatgtgtgtgtgtgagtgtgtgtgtgagtgtgtgtgtgagtgtgtgtgtgtgtgtgtgtgagtgtgagagtgtgtgtgtgtgagtgtgagagtgtgtgtatgagagtgtgtgagtgtgtgtgtgtgtgtgagagtgtgtgtgtgagagtgtgtgtgtgagagtgtgtgtgagtgtgagagtgtatgtgtgtgtgtgagtgtgtgtgtgtgtgtgagtgagtgtgtgtgtgtgtgagagtgagtgtgtgtgtgtgagtgtgtgtgtgtgtgagtgagtgtgtgtgagtgtgtgtgagtgagtgtgtgtgagtgagtgtgtgtgtgtgtttctctttaTAGATTGCAATATGAGAGTACATGTGAAACTCGGGGGTTGTGGCTGGAGGTTATTGAGTAAACTCACTTCTATGTTTTGGTGGTTTCTGTGCAGAGCAGCTGTTGCCATGTCAGTAAAATCGGGCAGATTTAGTAGTCCCTGTCCCTAACTGTGCTCAGGGGCCATGTTCCCCTCGCCACTGTCAGTGAGACAGGCTGCCTGTCGTTAAACTTGAACCCATCAGAACAACATTTTGACTAAATCAGAGAATCTTACCGCACagattgaggccattcagccctcatgTGTGTGCCAGCTCTTTGTAAGATCTATctaatttctctccattttcatctctgctctttctccacacccttccagttgccccttttgaaagttcctgttgaatctgcttccaccgccctcccagcgccttccagatcacaacaacttgctgtgtgtccaaaataaaattctcctcatctcccccctctggttcttttcccgattctcttcaatctgtgtctccCCTGGTTACCgagcctcctgtcactggaaacactttctcctcattcacCCCATCCAAATCCCCCACCTTGTGATTTTGACCACCTCGATTCAATctccctcttaaccttctctgctctgaggaaaacgatcccagcttctcctggtttcctcaacataattaaatttggcatgtcagctacgactctcaccaacttttacaggtgcaccataaaaagcattctttctggttgtatcacagcttggtatgcctcctgctctgcccaaaaccgcaagaaactacaaggggtcgtgaatgtagcccaatccatcacgcaaaccagcctcccatccattgactctgtctacacttcccgctgcctcggaaaagcagcagcataattaaggaccccatgcaccccggacattctctcttccaccttcttccgtcaagaaaaagttacaaaagtctgaggtcacgtaccaaccgactcaagaacagcttcttccctgctgctgtcagacttttgaatcacattaagttgatctttctctacaccctagctatgactgtaacactacattctgcactctctcctttccttctctatgaacggtatgctttgtctgtatagcacgcaagaaacaatacttttcactgtatactaatacatgtgacaataataaatcaaatcaaattttaaaaaatcaaaaagaTTCACCAAAGTTCCTCAGCTCTGGGAACATTCTAGAAAATCTCCCTCCGCATCCTTACAGAGGCCTAGACATCCCTTGTAAAGAGTGTGGTGCCCAGACTTGGACGGAATCCTTCAGCTCAGGTGTAAGCAGTGATTTGCACAGTTTCACTATCACTTCTTTGCTCCAATGTTCAATGCCCTTGTTTAGAATGTCCAGGATCCCCTATCCTAGAGTTCTTCATCTTCCTCCCGATTAGAATTTGTTCAGGTATTTTACTGTGTGTATGCGTATGTGTATGTGTTATTCTTATtcgggggatgtgggtgtcgatggctgggccagcgtttagtgCCCACCCTTAATTGCCTTGAACTAAGTGCAaagccatttaagagtcagccacattgctctggctctgcagtcacatgtaggccaggccaggtcaggatggcagatttccttccctgaaggatattggtgaaccagatgggcttttatgacaattaaCAATGTTTAATCATAgactagatcatagaatccctgcagtgcagaaagaggccattcagcccatcgagtctgcaccgaccacaatcccacccaggccctacccccttaaccccatgtatttaccctagctagcccccctgacattctggggcaatttagcatggccaatccacctaatccgcacacctttggactgtgggaggaaactggagactggccgactggcagaaggcagagagtggggataaaggggtctttttcaggatgacagctggtgactagtggtgtacctcaggggtcggcgctgggaccacaacttttcacaatacacattaacgatctggaagaaggaactgaaggcactgttgctaagtttgcagatgatacaaagatacgtagagggacaggtagtattgaggaagcggggagctacagaaggacttgggaaggttaggagagtgggcaaagaaatggcagatggaatacaatgtggaaaagtgtgaggttatgcactttgaaaggaggaatggaggcatagactattttccaaatgaggaaatgcttaggaaattagaaacacaaagggacttgggagtccttgttcaagattctcttaaggttaacgtgcaggttcagtcagcagttgggaaggcaaatgcaatgttagcattagtcgagagggctagaatacaagagcagggatgtacttctaaggctgtatgaggctctggtcagaccctatttggaatattgtgagcagttttgggccctgtagctaatgaaggatgtgctgaccttggaaagggtccagaggaggttcacaagaatgatccctggaatgaagagcttgtcgtatgaggaacggttgaggactctgggtctgtactcgttggagtttaaaaggatgaggggggaatcttattgaaacttacaggatactgcaaggtctggatagaatggacgtggagaggatgtttccttgagtgggaaaaactagaaccagagggcacaacctcacacgaaagggacgatcctttaaaacagagatgaggaggaatttcttcctccagagagtgatgaatctgtggaactctttgccgcagaaggctgtggaggccgggtcattgagtgtctttaagacagagatagatggactcttgattaaaaaggggatcaggggttatggggaaaaggcaggagaatggggatgagaaaaatatcagccatgattgaatggtggagcagactcgatgggccgagtggcctcattctgttcctatgtcttatggtcttacggagcacccagaggaaacccacgcagacatggagagaatgtgcaaactccacacagacagtgacccgaggccggaatcgaacccgggtcactggcgctgtgaggcagcagtgctaaccactgtaccactgtgcacccttatggtttcacagtcatcattagatttttaattctagatttttactgaattcaaatttcatcatctgccgtagtgggattcaaaccagggtccacagaacattattcTGGGTCCCTGGGTTACCAGTCCAATAACAATACCATCCCGCCACCAACTCCCCCCAGTCAGAATCtcctttcttcactcaaagggttgggaatgtttggaattctttactccaGAGGGTTAGTTGGAATATATTccatgtcacggtggcacagtggttagcacagtggatagcattgctgcctcacagcaccatgttcaattccgaccttgggtgattgtctgtgtggacattctccccgtgtctgcatgggtttcctcccatagtccaaagatgtgtaggttaggcggattggccatactaaattgccccttagtgtcccaaggtggcccggttagatggattagtcatggtaaatgtgtggggttaaggggatagggcaggggagaaggcctgggtaagatggtctgttgtagaatcggtgcagactcgatgggccgaatggcctccttctgcattgtagggattctatgatataaggcTGAGAATGGAGAAATTTTTGGTCGTTCGGGGAATCTTGGGATGCGgcgaacgggcaggaaagtgaagttgaagtaCGTGATGAATTGTAATAaatcctcagaggcagaagtcccttcactaaaatccctttctttacaagtctgacagcagcgtacagagtgctttcagttcgcagtctacactcggagtcccagaggaactgacactcctggttagatACAAAGCAAGAAgcttcctgattggcccatcaatttggctcttaatcagggagttcacatTCTAACAGGCcctcctcaattgcctgattcaaGTCATTAGATGAATGGAGAAACAGGCTGGGGGGTTCGAATGGCCTACGCAAACTTTTTCTTGGACTCTTCAGGCACTGAGCTTATCGACCTGCACCCGATATAAAATAGGTGTGGGAGGTACGCGGGGAGGTGTCAGATAACTGGCAAATGCTTGGGGATCAAAGCCGTCGGTGTATATTACCCATCGATGCGTGGATGGTGTCTTCAACACTGGGCCTCACTATCCGCTACGCCAGGTTGTCAATCCATCATGGCTGCCCATGGTGGACAGGGTTCGAAGGTCTGCTTTCACTTCCTGTGAAGTCAGTTCTGGTGAAATCGCAGTACAAAAGGCAACAACCCCCTCTCCCACGAAGAGAAGCAGAGAACATTGTGCAATGTGGGAACGGAGCCTCACTGTGAACGGACAGTGACGTGCGATGGAGCAGCTGTTGATGCCGCAAGTGGGGTTTGTGTTCGATCATTTTGTCTCGATCATCAAATTTCTAACCAGACTCTATTACAAATATGAATTTCACCAACCCAATTCCGCCGCCTCGCAACCACATCCACTTCTCCAGAAAGACTGGAAAACACAACTGGCCAAGGGGTGTCATCTCATTCAATGCTGATCTTACTTTCCCAATTCATCACGGTAAATGATGCTGGGGtcaattcccaggacaggtacagcacggggttagatacagagtaaagctccctctacactgtccccccatcaaacactccccaggacaggtacagcacgggattagatacagagtaaagctccctctacactgtccccatcaaacacacccaggacaggtacagcacggggttagatacagagtaaagctccctctccactgtcctccatcaaacactcccaggacagggacagcacggggttagatacagagtaaagctccctctgcactgtccccatcaaacactcccaggacaggttcagcacgggattagatacagagtaaagctccctctacactgtccccatcaaacactcccaggacaggtacagcacgggattagatacagagtaaagttccctctacactgtccccatcaaacactcccaggacaggtatagcatggggttagatacagagtaaagctccctctacactgtccccatcaaacactcccaggacaggtacagcacggggtgagatacagagtaaagctccctctacactgtccccatcagacactcccaggacaggtatagcacggggttagatacagagtaaagctccctctacactgtcctccatcaaacactcccaggacaggtacagcacggggttagatacagagtaaagctccctctacactgtcctcatcaaacactcccagagaatggacagcacggggttagatacagagtaaagctccctctacactgtcctcatcaaacactcccaggacaggcacagcatgggattagatacagagtaaagttccctctacactgtccccatcaaacactcccaggacaggtatagcacggggttagatacagagtaaagctccctctacactgtccccatcaaacactcccaggacaggtacagcacggggtgagatacagagtaaagctccctctacactgtccccatcagacactcccaggacaggtatagcacggggttagatacagagtaaagctccctctacactgtcctccatcaaacactcccaggacaggtacagcacggggttagatacagagtaaagctccctctacactgtcctcatcaaacactcccagagaatggacagcacggggttagatacagagtaaagctccctctacactgtcctcatcaaacactcccaggacaggcacagcatggggttagatacagagtaaagctccctctacactgtcccccatcaaacactcccaggacaggtacagcacggggttagatacagagtaaagctccctctacactgcccccatcaaacactcccaggacaggtacagcacggggttagatacagagtaaagctccctctacactgtccccatcaaacactcccaggacaggtacagcacgggattagatacagagtaaagttccctctacactgtccccatcaaacactcccaggacaggtatagcatggggttagatacagagtaaagctccctctacactgtccccatcaaacactcccaggacaggtacagcacggggtgagatacagagtaaagctccctctacactgtccccatcagacactcccaggacaggtatagcacggggttagatacagagtaaagctccctctacactgtcctccatcaaacactcccaggacaggtacagcacggggttagatacagagtaaagctccctctacactgtcctcatcaaacactcccagagaatggacagcacggggttagatacagagtaaagctccctctacactgtcctcatcaaacactcccaggacaggcacagcatgggattagatacagagtaaagttccctctacactgtccccatcaaacactcccaggacaggtatagcacggggttagatacagagtaaagctccctctacactgtccccatcaaacactcccaggacaggtacagcacggggtgagatacagagtaaagctccctctacactgtccccatcagacactcccaggacaggtatagcacggggttagatacagagtaaagctccctctacactgtcctccatcaaacactcccaggacaggtacagcacggggttagatacagagtaaagctccctctacactgtcctcatcaaacactcccagagaatggacagcacggggttagatacagagtaaagctccctctacactgtcctcatcaaacactcccaggacaggcacagcatggggttagatacagagtaaagctccctctacactgtcccccatcaaacactcccaggacaggtacagcacggggttagatacagagtaaagctccctctacactgcccccatcaaacactcccaggacaggtacagcacggggttagatacagagtaaagctccctctacactgtccccatcaaacactcccaggacagggacagcaaatgaGTTGTTAAGCAATGCAGATCCCATGAGAATGAAAGCACTGATTTAGCATCGGATCTTTCTATCTGAGCATTAGTCTAGTTTGTAGTTTGATTTCTGTTGACGAGGTAGTTGTCTGAAGTTGTGGCAAAATTTGAcgatgtgtgtgtggtgagtcagTGACGACCAGCAGCCTCCATCTCACCCAGAATCACAAGGGTACAATCCCACAGTCTGGGGGAGAACACACTCAGGGTCAGACTGGGAGAAAATTAAACCCTGGTCTCCAGCTGGCCGCTTTCTGAGTTCTCCTTTGGCTGTTATTGGATCAGGAACCGTTGTATTTTCTCTCTCGCCCTGGTgattgggtgacatggtggcacagtggttagcactgctgcctcacaatgccaggaacccgggttcgattcccgactcatgtcattgtgtggagcttgcatgttttcccgtgggtttcctccgggtgctccggtttcctcccacagttcaaagatgtgtgggttaagtgaattggcaatgctaagttgcccctgagcgtcagggggactagcgagggaaaatgcatggggttatggggatcgggcctgggtgggattgtgttcggtctagacccaatgggccaaatggcctctttctgcactgtaggaatctaggATCCTATAATTGGAACCCTCAACAAATGCCGTAGATGCAGATGGATTGGTTGTTCACCTCCCTCCtcttgtgggatcttcctgtgtgcTCCTATTGCGATGCCCTATATTGGTGCCTATTTTCCTTCTGAGCATCATGAATGAGGTGAAGTCAGTATTCCTGCATGCTCCTGAATTCTTTGCCCTGAtgcccccccattccaccccccctccccacccaccccactgtgATTTCCCCATTCCCCATGTGGATGCCACATCTGCCGCTCGTGCTTTATTAACAGGATCCACGCCGGTGAGTGAAGTAGAAACTAAGACGTGTTGTTCAGTCTCACAGCTCCTTCTCCTCACACAGCCCAGTGCCCCTGCTGTCCCCTATTTATACATACTCAATGTACTGGCTTAATCAATGCCCGTCACCTGTCTATCCGAACAATATCATGTGATTATGGAGCGGCACATggtgcgacacggtggcacagtggttagcactgctacctcacagcgccagggatccaggttcaattcccggcttgggtcactgtctgggtggagtttgcacattctccccgtgtctgcgtgggtttcctccagatgctccggtttcctcccacaatccaaagatctgcgggttaggtggattggccatgctaaattgatcctaaattgtcagggggattaggagggtaaatgtgtggggttaaaagaatagggcctgggtgggattgtgagtgGTAtataatcgatgggccgaatggcctccttctgtactgtagggattctatcattcgcACAATCGGTGGTATCTCCCTGCTACACATCATACACCCTGCTGACTATTGTCTGCTTAGCAACATAAAACCTGAGGAGgttcattcagccccttgagtctgtccCGCCCTTTCATTAGGACAAGTCTGGTTCGTATCCTAACACCATCCATCCACTGAAGTTCCGGTACCTTTAATCCTCTTATCAAGCAGAAATCTACCCATTCCAACATTTCAATACTCACCTCCCCAGCCTCGAACTCCTAGACATCCAGATCCACTCCCCTTTGCGTGAGGAAGTTCTTCCTGATGTTACCCCTCAACAGTCTGGCTTCAATTTGAAGATTGTGGCCCCTTATTCTGGGCTCTGCCCCTCGCCAGAAGAACAGAACTTCTCTCCACAGAACCTATCGAATCCTTTAATCACCtgaaaacccctcgattagatcctgCCCTTAATCCTCTGCACTGGAGTGAATTCGGGCCTGTCCTGGGAATTGAACAGTTTTGTTCTGCCCTGCTTTTCCACAGGGAGCTGCCTGAGTGAGGGACTCCCGCAAAGCGAGTCACACATCTGTACAGATAAGAGGCGAGACATTCAGGGAAAGGAGGAAGTCAGTGAAACTAAATCAAAGGCCCGGTGTATGAAGTAATATTTCTTCTCTGTTTCTTTTTCAAGGCCAATTACTATGGTGATTATGAAGAAGATATAGATGCTTACCTTGCTAAAGCACAGCCTTGCAGGCCCATTGTAGTCGAGAGGTTCGCCCGGGTCTTTGTGCCCATTCTGTACTCCTTCGTCCTCCTCTTGGGCATTCTGGGTAATGCGCTGGTCATCCTCGTCCTTGGCCGCTACAAGAGAGCTCGGAGGACCATCACGGACACCTTCATCCTGCACCTGGCCATCGCTGACCTCCTGTTGGTCTTCACCCTCCCCTTCTGGGCGGTGGAGGCGGTGACTAGTTGGGTCTTTGGCACCGTCATGTGCAAGCTGATTGGCGCCATCTTTGCCCTCAACGTGTACAGCAGCATCCTCTTCCTCATCTGCATCAGCTTCGACCGTTACCTGGCCATTGTCCACGCCATCCACATGTACCGGAAGCGTAAACCCATCTACATCCACGTCACCTGCCTCCTCGTCTGGGTGTTCTGCCTCCTCCTGGCGCTGGTCGACCTCATTTTCCGTGAAGAGTACAACTCCAGCTACCTTAACTCGACGGTCTGTACCTACATCTTTCATCCAGACAGCGCTGGTGCCTGGAAGATGACCCTCCGCCTTGCCCATCACATTATTGGCTTCTTCATCCCCATGGCGGCCATGTTGTATTGCTACTGCATGATCTTCAAGACGCTGTGTCACGCCCAGATGTTCGAGCGGCAGAAGACCCTGAAGGTGGTGGTCGCCCTCGTGGTGGTCTTCGTGGCCTGCTGGCTCCCCTACAACGCCGTGCTCTTTGTCGATACCCTCCAGTCGCTGGGCACCATCCAGACCCACTGCGCCATGCTGAACATCCTGGACATCAGCCGCACCATCACCCAGAGCCTCGGCCTGGTCCACTGCTGTTTGAACCCCCTCTTGTACGCCTTCATCGGGGTCCGCTTCCGCGGGGAGATGGTGAAGGTTTTGGTGAACCTGGGTTGCTTGAAGAAGAAGCTGGTGGCCAGTCGTCGGGGAGGGAAAAGCAAGCGGGCATCGTCCGCCATCTCCGACTCGGAAACCTCTACCTCCCACTCAATGATATGGTAGAGGATCTTCAGGCCGCATTGGTCCCTGGCCAACCACTGATTTTCCCCCAAAGACTGAGAGGGGGAAGTGATAGGGGAGCGGAGAAATACTGAACTTGCGCTGACCTCCGCGGATAAGCTTCCCCGagtgatttccattgactttcagTGAACATTTGCCATCTGACAACCTGCGTTCTACAGGGGAATTAATTGAATGACCGGTCAAATCTgcttctttcctttgctattcTCTTCCCGAGACACAGGCACCAACTATTGTTGTccgatccttaattgcccttccaGCTGAGTGCTCTACTCGGCCATCTcagtgaggtggggggtggtgggtgcagtTAACAGTCAACTAGTTACTGTATGTCCCTGGAGTCCCATGTGAGGCCTGACCGGGAAATGTCCCGAAAGGAACACCTGAGCTTTTCTGTTGCGTCTGGTGTATGACGCAGAGCACCCCTCCCTCCTGCGAACCCTCCCCAGTTGATCCAGGCAGGAGACTGCCAGGGTTCAACCCCTGAGACCAATAGTTCCCAGAGTGGGACTGAtaggcggcactgctgcctcagagtgccagggacccgggttcgattcccggcttgggtcactgtctgcgcggagtctgcgcgttctccccgtgtctgcgtgggtttcctccgggtgctccggtttcctcccacagtccaaaagatgtgcattggccgtgctaaattctccctcggtgtacccgaacaggtgccggagtgtggcaactgggggattttcacggtaacctcattgcggtgttaatggaagccttacttgtgacacaaataaataaactttaaaaacatggtGACCATCTGCCTTGTAGGCAGCAGAGCGATTGGCTGAAGTGACTCCAGCTGCCAACCAGACGGGTTCTTCG comes from Mustelus asterias chromosome 20, sMusAst1.hap1.1, whole genome shotgun sequence and encodes:
- the LOC144508372 gene encoding C-X-C chemokine receptor type 3-like isoform X1, translating into MDNATEQPLQETTEANYYGDYEEDIDAYLAKAQPCRPIVVERFARVFVPILYSFVLLLGILGNALVILVLGRYKRARRTITDTFILHLAIADLLLVFTLPFWAVEAVTSWVFGTVMCKLIGAIFALNVYSSILFLICISFDRYLAIVHAIHMYRKRKPIYIHVTCLLVWVFCLLLALVDLIFREEYNSSYLNSTVCTYIFHPDSAGAWKMTLRLAHHIIGFFIPMAAMLYCYCMIFKTLCHAQMFERQKTLKVVVALVVVFVACWLPYNAVLFVDTLQSLGTIQTHCAMLNILDISRTITQSLGLVHCCLNPLLYAFIGVRFRGEMVKVLVNLGCLKKKLVASRRGGKSKRASSAISDSETSTSHSMIW